From one Candidatus Zixiibacteriota bacterium genomic stretch:
- a CDS encoding lysophospholipid acyltransferase family protein has translation MKPLYWIGRSITHITGRFVFGIRLYGREYIPKSGPFILASNHISYFDPPLVGSFIPRELFFFAKKELFDNKILGWIIWRTNARPVRRGQMDRQALATSLQILREGYGLTMFPEGTRSKTRELLPPKPGLGLLAAKAACPVVPAYIHGANRLKDCFLRRDRLSLSYGEPIPPDWIAARADSKEGYLEITAEVMRRIVALRDSLPSSSR, from the coding sequence ATGAAACCACTTTACTGGATCGGCCGGTCCATCACCCATATTACGGGCCGTTTCGTGTTTGGCATCCGCCTGTACGGCCGCGAATACATCCCGAAGTCCGGCCCATTCATCCTCGCCAGCAATCATATCTCCTACTTCGATCCCCCTTTGGTCGGCAGCTTTATTCCTCGCGAGTTGTTCTTCTTCGCCAAAAAAGAGCTGTTTGATAACAAGATTTTGGGCTGGATTATCTGGCGAACCAACGCCCGCCCCGTCCGACGGGGCCAGATGGATCGCCAGGCCCTTGCAACCTCGCTGCAGATTCTTCGCGAGGGATACGGGCTCACGATGTTCCCCGAAGGTACTCGCTCTAAAACCCGTGAATTGCTCCCGCCGAAACCGGGATTGGGACTCCTTGCGGCAAAAGCGGCGTGTCCGGTTGTCCCGGCGTATATTCACGGGGCTAACCGACTGAAAGACTGCTTCTTACGACGAGACCGACTGAGCCTGTCCTATGGCGAACCGATCCCCCCTGACTGGATCGCCGCCCGGGCCGATTCCAAGGAAGGCTACCTTGAGATCACGGCCGAAGTGATGCGACGAATCGTCGCACTTCGGGATTCTCTCCCGTCGTCATCAAGATAA
- a CDS encoding TspO/MBR family protein, which yields MKPRTTSQAVLGIVGWLVLTFAVALFGAQFEPGEWYASLDKPSWTPPSWLFGPVWTLLYALMAVAAFLVWRQCGFTGARAALSLFIAQLVVNGLWSWFFFGMHRIGLAFFDIIVLWFLIAATIMAFYKLNKVAGWMLIPYLMWVSYAAGLNFALWRMN from the coding sequence ATGAAACCCCGCACCACATCACAGGCTGTGCTCGGTATTGTCGGGTGGCTGGTACTCACGTTCGCGGTGGCGCTGTTTGGCGCGCAGTTTGAACCGGGAGAGTGGTACGCGTCACTCGACAAGCCGTCGTGGACCCCGCCCAGCTGGTTGTTTGGGCCCGTCTGGACTCTTCTCTACGCCTTGATGGCTGTCGCCGCTTTTCTGGTCTGGCGGCAGTGCGGGTTTACGGGCGCCCGTGCCGCGCTGTCGCTGTTTATCGCACAGCTTGTGGTGAACGGGCTCTGGTCGTGGTTCTTTTTCGGAATGCATCGAATCGGTCTGGCGTTTTTCGATATCATCGTGCTGTGGTTTCTTATCGCCGCGACGATCATGGCCTTCTACAAGCTCAACAAGGTCGCAGGGTGGATGTTGATTCCGTATCTGATGTGGGTCAGTTATGCGGCCGGGCTCAATTTTGCGCTCTGGCGCATGAATTGA
- the cmk gene encoding (d)CMP kinase, with translation MTQRIPDHSKHDCRVVAIDGPAGSGKSTTAKLVAARLGYRYLDTGAMYRALTWAALQRGISPSDGATLADMAARMTIDFETHKDTNRVFLDGTEVTREIRTPEVTKHVSEVSAHRGVRTAMVEKQKAMGKEGCIVAEGRDTTTVVFPNADLKVYLVASVRERAKRRLDDLVRLGVRSSIDEQVADLERRDRYDSNREHSPLTRASDAHQIDTTDLTIEQQVDRIIELLS, from the coding sequence ATGACTCAACGTATCCCGGACCATTCAAAGCACGACTGCCGCGTGGTGGCGATCGACGGACCCGCGGGGTCAGGCAAGTCGACCACCGCCAAACTCGTGGCCGCCCGCCTCGGCTACCGATACCTGGACACCGGCGCGATGTACCGCGCCCTGACATGGGCGGCATTACAGCGGGGGATTTCTCCTTCCGACGGCGCGACCCTCGCGGACATGGCTGCCCGAATGACCATCGATTTCGAAACCCACAAGGATACCAACCGCGTCTTTCTCGATGGCACAGAGGTCACCCGCGAAATCCGTACACCCGAAGTAACGAAACACGTATCCGAAGTCTCCGCCCACCGTGGCGTGCGGACTGCAATGGTGGAAAAGCAAAAAGCGATGGGTAAAGAAGGCTGCATTGTCGCCGAAGGTCGCGATACCACAACGGTCGTCTTCCCTAATGCTGATTTGAAGGTCTATTTAGTCGCATCCGTACGGGAACGGGCAAAACGCCGCCTGGACGATCTGGTGCGGCTGGGCGTCCGAAGCTCCATAGACGAACAAGTAGCCGACCTTGAGCGCCGCGACCGGTATGACTCGAACCGCGAACACTCCCCCCTGACACGCGCTAGCGACGCCCACCAGATCGACACTACCGATCTGACCATAGAACAACAAGTGGATCGCATTATTGAACTCCTGTCCTGA
- the rpsA gene encoding 30S ribosomal protein S1 yields MAVAKSTSQKGGPARTSRRKAVGGKKTSRTKTKVTKTDVVEVNVQDEVQDEVEREMLMTNRRQRLVERAKARTESPAMRVEKPEVEAVKITDISGVVYDKDEYDAMVNMYDSTIKDIKEGEIVQGRVIGVTLDDVIVDVGFKSEGLIPMDEFTGISSVAVGDEIEVFLEQIEDSHGQLLLSKQKADFMRVWDRIRDIHDAGETVEGKIARRIKGGVVVDIMGVDAFLPGSQISLRQVPDFDALIGDAIEVKIIKLNKSRRNIVVSRRVVLEEERERMRATLLNEIEVGQIRQGVVKNITDFGVFIDLGGVDGLLHITDMSWGRIRHPSEMVSLGENIDVKILDYDDNTSRISLGLKQMTPYPWENIEHKYPIGKKITGTVVSITDYGSFVELEKGIEGLIHISEMSWTQHIKHPSKIMSVGDHVDAIVLSVDKDNEKISLGIKQLEPDPWTTIEDKYPVGKIVAGRVRNLTAFGAFVELEEGIDGLVHISDMSWTRRIQHPSEVMKKGDKVDVKVLKIDHENRRISLGYKQLSDDPWPELARKYSIGSECLGTITKVLDRGVVVDLGDGVEGFVPTNQLTTKEVADPSGMFSEGESIPLQVIEFDRGQHKVVLSVVAYYKQRERAELDKFMADHEKRSSAVSGGAMASAMPESLKQAAAEAQAEVNPGDEPKSE; encoded by the coding sequence ATGGCAGTTGCCAAAAGCACAAGTCAGAAAGGCGGACCTGCGCGTACGTCCAGGCGCAAAGCCGTCGGCGGCAAAAAAACCAGCCGCACCAAAACCAAAGTCACCAAGACCGATGTGGTCGAGGTGAATGTTCAGGACGAGGTCCAGGACGAGGTCGAGCGGGAAATGCTGATGACCAATCGCCGACAGCGATTGGTTGAACGCGCCAAAGCCCGCACCGAATCGCCCGCCATGAGGGTCGAAAAACCCGAAGTCGAGGCGGTCAAAATCACCGACATCTCCGGCGTCGTCTATGACAAGGACGAGTACGATGCGATGGTCAACATGTACGATTCGACCATCAAGGACATCAAGGAAGGCGAAATCGTCCAGGGACGCGTCATCGGCGTTACGCTCGACGACGTGATCGTTGACGTCGGCTTCAAGTCCGAGGGATTGATCCCGATGGACGAATTCACCGGCATCAGTTCGGTCGCGGTCGGGGATGAGATCGAAGTCTTCCTCGAGCAGATCGAGGACTCGCACGGCCAGCTGCTTCTGTCCAAACAGAAAGCCGACTTCATGCGGGTCTGGGATCGCATTCGCGACATCCACGACGCCGGTGAAACGGTCGAGGGCAAAATCGCCCGCCGTATCAAGGGCGGTGTCGTGGTCGACATCATGGGAGTCGACGCCTTCCTGCCCGGCTCGCAGATCTCACTGCGCCAGGTTCCGGACTTCGACGCCCTGATCGGCGACGCGATCGAAGTCAAGATCATCAAGCTCAACAAGAGCCGCCGCAACATCGTCGTCTCCCGGCGCGTGGTGCTCGAAGAAGAGCGGGAACGCATGCGGGCCACGCTGCTCAACGAAATCGAGGTCGGCCAGATCCGCCAGGGCGTCGTTAAAAACATCACCGACTTCGGTGTGTTCATCGACCTCGGCGGCGTCGACGGTCTGTTGCACATTACCGACATGTCGTGGGGCCGCATTCGCCACCCCTCGGAAATGGTCAGCCTCGGCGAGAATATCGACGTCAAGATTCTCGACTACGATGACAATACTTCCCGCATTTCGCTCGGCCTGAAACAGATGACGCCGTACCCGTGGGAAAACATCGAACACAAGTACCCCATCGGCAAAAAGATCACCGGCACGGTGGTCTCGATCACCGATTACGGCTCGTTTGTCGAACTGGAAAAAGGCATCGAAGGATTGATTCACATCTCCGAGATGTCCTGGACCCAGCATATCAAACACCCGTCGAAAATCATGTCGGTGGGCGATCATGTTGACGCCATCGTCCTGTCGGTCGACAAGGACAACGAGAAAATCTCGCTTGGCATCAAACAGCTCGAACCGGATCCGTGGACGACCATCGAGGACAAGTACCCGGTCGGCAAGATCGTTGCCGGGCGCGTGCGTAACCTCACCGCCTTTGGCGCTTTCGTGGAACTCGAGGAAGGTATCGACGGTCTGGTGCATATCTCCGATATGTCCTGGACCCGCCGCATCCAGCATCCCTCCGAGGTCATGAAAAAAGGCGACAAGGTCGACGTGAAAGTGCTCAAGATCGACCACGAGAACCGCCGCATCTCGCTCGGCTACAAGCAGCTCAGCGATGACCCGTGGCCCGAGCTGGCCCGGAAATATTCGATCGGCTCGGAGTGCCTCGGCACGATCACGAAAGTGCTCGACCGCGGCGTGGTGGTCGATTTGGGCGACGGTGTGGAAGGCTTCGTGCCGACCAACCAGCTCACGACCAAGGAAGTCGCCGATCCCAGCGGCATGTTCAGCGAGGGCGAGTCGATCCCGCTGCAGGTAATCGAATTCGACCGCGGCCAGCACAAGGTGGTCCTGTCGGTCGTTGCCTATTACAAACAGCGCGAACGGGCCGAATTGGACAAATTCATGGCCGACCATGAAAAGCGCTCGTCCGCCGTCTCCGGCGGCGCCATGGCCAGCGCCATGCCGGAATCTCTGAAGCAAGCGGCCGCCGAGGCACAGGCTGAAGTGAATCCGGGCGACGAACCAAAGTCGGAATAG
- a CDS encoding flagellar hook-length control protein FliK, whose amino-acid sequence MIQNNASIFDLLLGPMSPDSAATRSSDPIQGGPFGALLQLIMSRQQEPDGGAPVDWQALLHSQANEGQRGTEVLPTPLGLGIGLTPATAVAQPQIPVASSLTPDSERLFDATVQSLSPEQVRVHGMSAADAFDEDVLLSVPEEVRGELSMESIARLTSREVASLLASRGGAVATSQQVPVEAGVYRVLDTTVLADTVEFTVVSEDAPLEVVKISAPLELLDDFAVDVTRPTEQPMKQAAARVALNDTPNQTGDIARLLAQLNIRELRISRNADDGTSNVNNAKTDYVQTGRVDDGKLAIVVTGERQSQIVSVRRELPQESVGARRLVTQRASQHSMPHSEPPENEFLTPMNVARSVVAEDQFRGAVFDPLTRRFSEKTGRMDLVALESDISDETTLPGQQSIQSVDAARVNPDRVPTGGVRFTLPDDIRTALKPDGRALTIMIDPEHLGPARVRLAMREGALTARVTVDTPQARTVVEQSLDQLTAQLQRAGIKVDLIEVNVAGDQPRHQFFERNFGMRGRVRARFFDENDVSVVEGSMAADATRRMRGTIGPRGVNVYA is encoded by the coding sequence GTGATACAGAACAACGCTTCCATATTCGATTTGCTGCTGGGACCAATGAGTCCCGACTCAGCCGCGACGCGATCGTCCGATCCTATTCAAGGAGGACCGTTCGGCGCGCTGCTGCAGTTGATCATGAGCCGGCAGCAGGAGCCGGACGGGGGCGCCCCGGTCGATTGGCAGGCGTTGTTGCACAGTCAGGCGAATGAGGGACAGCGGGGGACGGAGGTTCTCCCAACGCCTCTCGGGCTGGGTATCGGGCTCACTCCGGCGACAGCTGTCGCTCAGCCGCAAATCCCGGTCGCGTCTTCATTGACGCCCGATTCCGAAAGGCTGTTCGATGCGACGGTGCAGAGTCTTTCGCCGGAACAAGTCCGAGTGCACGGCATGTCGGCAGCCGACGCTTTCGATGAAGATGTGCTCTTGTCCGTCCCGGAGGAGGTCCGGGGTGAGCTTTCGATGGAATCTATCGCGCGGCTGACGTCACGAGAGGTTGCGTCGCTTCTGGCATCGCGCGGCGGCGCGGTTGCGACGTCTCAGCAGGTGCCGGTCGAGGCGGGTGTTTATCGAGTGCTTGACACGACAGTCCTGGCGGATACGGTCGAGTTCACCGTGGTTTCCGAAGATGCTCCGCTCGAGGTCGTGAAGATATCGGCTCCGCTGGAGTTGCTGGACGATTTTGCCGTCGACGTAACCCGTCCGACCGAACAGCCCATGAAGCAGGCGGCGGCACGGGTGGCGCTCAACGACACACCAAACCAAACCGGCGACATTGCCCGCTTGCTGGCTCAACTGAACATCAGGGAACTGCGGATCTCGCGTAATGCCGATGACGGAACCAGCAATGTCAACAACGCAAAGACTGACTATGTGCAGACGGGGCGGGTGGACGACGGGAAGCTGGCGATTGTCGTCACAGGTGAACGCCAGTCGCAGATCGTCAGTGTGCGGCGTGAACTGCCGCAGGAGTCGGTCGGAGCCCGCAGGCTCGTCACGCAGCGCGCGTCGCAGCACTCCATGCCGCACAGTGAGCCGCCCGAAAATGAGTTTTTAACCCCAATGAATGTGGCCCGCTCAGTCGTTGCCGAGGATCAGTTCCGGGGTGCAGTGTTTGATCCGCTCACACGCAGGTTCAGCGAAAAGACCGGACGGATGGATCTGGTAGCGCTGGAATCGGACATCTCCGACGAGACAACGTTACCGGGCCAGCAGTCGATTCAGTCAGTCGACGCGGCTCGTGTCAACCCGGACCGGGTGCCGACCGGCGGCGTACGGTTTACGCTTCCTGACGACATTCGGACGGCGTTGAAGCCGGACGGGCGGGCCTTGACGATCATGATCGACCCCGAGCATCTCGGTCCGGCGCGGGTTCGATTGGCGATGCGCGAGGGTGCGTTGACGGCCCGTGTGACGGTTGATACACCGCAGGCGCGGACGGTGGTTGAGCAGTCGCTCGACCAGTTGACGGCGCAACTGCAGCGGGCCGGCATAAAGGTAGATCTGATCGAGGTAAACGTGGCCGGCGATCAGCCCCGGCACCAGTTCTTCGAGAGAAACTTCGGGATGCGCGGCAGGGTCCGCGCGCGATTTTTCGACGAAAACGACGTATCGGTCGTTGAGGGCTCGATGGCGGCTGACGCCACCAGGCGGATGCGCGGCACAATCGGACCGCGCGGAGTCAACGTGTACGCATAG